CGTCAACCCGGCGGCGGACACCCTGTGGAACCGGGTCGCCGACACCGCCGAAGGCGCCGGGCGCCAGCAGCTCTACAGCCAGCTGGAGAACCTGCTGAACACCGACCTGCCGATTCTGCCGATCTTCGAGATGCGCTACCCGACGCTGTACCACAGCCAGGTCAGGAACCTGCTGCAGACCGCCACCAGCCTCAACGAAGACTACGAAAGCGTCTACCTCGACGCCCCCGCGCCATGAGCGGGCTGCTGTTTCTCGGCTCGCGCCTGGGCCGCGCGCTGCTGATGATCGTCGGCGTGCTGGTGTTGAGTTTCCTGTTGATCCGCCTCGCGCCCGGCGACCCGGCGCTGCTGATGGCCGGCGAGGCCGGGGTGGACGATCCGCAGTACATCGCCGGCCTGCGTCACGACATGGGCCTGGACCAGCCCCTGGCCCGGCAGTTGCTGCTGTACCTGGGTCAGGTGGCAAGCCTGGACCTGGGGTATTCCTATCGCAACCAGACGCCGGTGTGGACCCTGCTGGCCGAGCGCCTGCCGGCGACCCTGAGCCTGATGGGCTCGGCCTTTGTCCTGTCGTCGCTGCTGGGGGTGACCCTCGGCGTGCTGGCGGCCCGCGCCCGGCAACGCCGGCACTGGCTGGACGGGGTGATTTCCCACGGCGCCTTGCTGCTCTATGCGCTGCCGCCGTTCTGGCTGGCGATGCTGCTGATCCTGCTGTTCTCGGTGAGCCTCGACTGGCTGCCGGCCTTCGGCATGGAGACGGTGGCCCGCGAGCTGCACGGCAGTGCCTGGCTGGCGGACCGGGCCCGGCATCTGCTGCTGCCGTGCCTGTCCCTGAGCTTCCTGTTCCTGGCCCTGTACACCCACCTGACCCGCGCCGCGACC
This portion of the Pseudomonas sp. MRSN 12121 genome encodes:
- a CDS encoding ABC transporter permease codes for the protein MSGLLFLGSRLGRALLMIVGVLVLSFLLIRLAPGDPALLMAGEAGVDDPQYIAGLRHDMGLDQPLARQLLLYLGQVASLDLGYSYRNQTPVWTLLAERLPATLSLMGSAFVLSSLLGVTLGVLAARARQRRHWLDGVISHGALLLYALPPFWLAMLLILLFSVSLDWLPAFGMETVARELHGSAWLADRARHLLLPCLSLSFLFLALYTHLTRAATLEAMNQEYVYTAQAKGLRPRRILLAHVLRNALLPVVTFAGLQLGQLASGALLVEVVYSWPGIGRLMYDSLAQRDYGVLMGGFLLISVLVVGFNLLTDLACRLLDPRIGAGGQGA